Part of the Microlunatus antarcticus genome, GCGGACCGGCGGCCCTGCTCACGCTCTCCGTCCCCGCCGAGGTCGACCCGGTGAAGGTCGTCCGCGTACGCGCCGGCCGCACGTACACGTTCCGCACGTCCGCGTCCGAGGTCAGCTGGACCGCGACGCCGACCGGCGACCACATCGGCGAGCTGGGGCACGGCACCGTGAGCGTCCCGCAGGGCTGACCCCGCCGGTCCCCCGTGGGCTGGAGGTGCGGCGCGACGAACTCGCCCTCCCGATCCCCTTGCGTGAGTGAGTACTCACTCATAGAGTCGGGCCTCGTGCCCCGTGCCACCCCCATGCCTCTCGAGGACCGACGTTCCGCGCTGATCCTCGCGACCGAGCCGCTGCTGGAGCGGTACGGCCGCGACGTCAGCACCCGCCAGATCGCCGAGGCGGCCGGCGTGGCCGAGGGGACGATCTTCCGGGCCTTCGCGACCAAGGACGAGCTCATCGACGCCGTGGTCGAGGAGGTGTTCGACGAGCACAGCACCCGGGACGCGATCCTCGCCGTCGACCCCGCCCTGCCGCTGCACCAGCGCCTCGTCGCCGCGGTGACGATCCTCCAGGACCGGACCCGTCGGGTCTTCGCGCTCTTCCACGCGCTCCGGCTGCGGCCCGGCTGGGCCGGCGCCGGCCCGGACGACCGGCCGGCGCACGAGGCCCTCCACGCCCGCCGCCACCACGAGCAGAAGCAGGTCGAGCTGGCCCTGCTCGACCTGATCGGTTCCGACGCCGCGAGCCTGCGGGTGCCCGCGCTCGACGCCGTGACGGTGCTGCGGGCCAACGTCTTCGCCCTCACCCACCCGCTGCTCGGCGACGAGCGGCTGTCCCGGCCCGACCGCATCGTCGACCTC contains:
- a CDS encoding TetR/AcrR family transcriptional regulator — its product is MPRATPMPLEDRRSALILATEPLLERYGRDVSTRQIAEAAGVAEGTIFRAFATKDELIDAVVEEVFDEHSTRDAILAVDPALPLHQRLVAAVTILQDRTRRVFALFHALRLRPGWAGAGPDDRPAHEALHARRHHEQKQVELALLDLIGSDAASLRVPALDAVTVLRANVFALTHPLLGDERLSRPDRIVDLVLHGVSRATPPTEDAPC